The Chryseobacterium nakagawai genome has a segment encoding these proteins:
- a CDS encoding acyl-ACP desaturase, with the protein MYQKLVRKEVMGILEKEVGSFLDKFLTPIEKIWQPSDYLPDPSSDEFKHDLEEIQTFAREMPYDLFVTLIGDCITEEALPSYESWLMGVDGINQEEKLGWANWVRAWTAEENRHGDLLNKYLYLCGRVNMREVEITTQYLINDGFDLGTSMDPYRNFIYTSFQETATNISHRRVGTLAKQSGNGKLAKMCGVIAADEARHAKAYKHFVAKILEIDPSEMILAFEDMMRKKIVMPAHLMRQSGQKAGELWGHFSDAAQRCMVYTGQDYINIMKDLLDEWKIEHVKGLTEKAEKAQEYLMKLPSRLQKVTDRVSTPDLQFQFNWVKS; encoded by the coding sequence ATGTATCAAAAGCTTGTTAGGAAAGAAGTAATGGGAATATTGGAAAAGGAAGTAGGTTCTTTTCTTGATAAATTTTTAACGCCAATTGAAAAAATTTGGCAGCCTTCTGATTATTTGCCAGATCCTTCAAGCGATGAATTTAAACATGATCTTGAAGAAATTCAGACTTTTGCCCGTGAAATGCCGTACGATCTTTTTGTAACATTGATCGGAGACTGTATCACAGAAGAGGCACTTCCTTCCTATGAATCTTGGTTAATGGGTGTTGACGGTATTAATCAGGAAGAGAAATTAGGCTGGGCAAACTGGGTAAGAGCTTGGACGGCAGAAGAGAACAGACACGGAGACTTATTGAATAAATACCTTTACCTGTGTGGTAGAGTAAATATGAGAGAGGTAGAAATTACCACTCAATATCTTATTAATGATGGATTTGATTTGGGAACAAGCATGGACCCATACAGAAATTTCATTTATACAAGTTTCCAGGAAACGGCAACCAATATCTCTCACAGAAGAGTAGGAACATTAGCAAAACAATCCGGAAACGGAAAATTAGCTAAAATGTGCGGTGTAATTGCAGCAGACGAAGCGAGACACGCAAAAGCTTACAAGCATTTCGTAGCTAAAATCCTTGAAATAGATCCATCAGAAATGATTCTTGCCTTCGAAGATATGATGCGTAAGAAGATTGTAATGCCTGCTCACCTGATGAGACAATCGGGACAGAAAGCAGGTGAACTTTGGGGACACTTCTCAGATGCAGCACAAAGATGTATGGTATATACCGGTCAGGATTATATCAACATTATGAAAGATCTATTGGATGAATGGAAAATTGAGCACGTAAAAGGTCTTACAGAAAAAGCAGAAAAAGCTCAGGAATACCTGATGAAGCTTCCTTCAAGATTACAGAAGGTTACAGACAGAGTTTCTACTCCGGATCTTCAGTTCCAGTTTAACTGGGTTAAAAGCTAA
- a CDS encoding BT0820 family HAD-type phosphatase, translating into MLNNKKIAVDFDGTIVDDAYPGIGKAKIFAFETLKRLQAEGFRLILWTYRHGKTLDEAVEFCKKNGLEFYAVNSSFEGEVFDSANQSRKLDADWFIDDRNIGGFPGWGEIYNIIQERIEFRVEGGEVLAYSKLKKEKKKGLFW; encoded by the coding sequence ATGTTAAATAATAAAAAGATTGCTGTTGACTTTGACGGAACTATTGTTGATGATGCTTACCCAGGAATTGGAAAGGCAAAGATCTTCGCTTTCGAGACCTTGAAAAGATTACAGGCAGAAGGATTCAGGCTTATTCTTTGGACATACAGACACGGAAAAACGTTAGATGAAGCAGTAGAATTCTGCAAAAAAAATGGATTGGAATTTTATGCAGTGAATTCAAGCTTCGAAGGAGAGGTTTTTGATTCCGCAAATCAATCGAGAAAATTAGATGCAGACTGGTTCATTGATGACAGAAATATTGGTGGGTTCCCGGGATGGGGTGAAATCTACAATATTATTCAGGAAAGAATAGAATTCCGTGTAGAAGGAGGAGAAGTTTTGGCTTATTCAAAACTTAAAAAAGAAAAGAAAAAAGGACTTTTCTGGTAA
- the map gene encoding type I methionyl aminopeptidase, translated as MIQLKTIDELRLMKESARLVSKTLGMLAKEIKPGITTLYLDKLAHDFIKDHGAQPAFLGYGGFPNSLCISPNEQVVHGFPNNEVVKEGDVLSVDCGVILNGFVGDHAYTFEIGEVKPEVKKLLKVAKESLYKGIEQCIRGKRIGDISHAIQTHCEKEGYGVVRELVGHGLGRQMHEDPQVPNYGKQGSGKVIKDGLAIAIEPMINLGTEKVKFHNDGWTVTTLDNLPSAHFEHDVAVINGKPVLLSTFDYVYEALGIVSDEEKPFQLDF; from the coding sequence ATGATTCAATTAAAAACAATAGACGAACTGCGTCTGATGAAGGAGAGCGCCCGATTGGTTTCTAAAACATTGGGAATGTTGGCAAAAGAAATTAAGCCGGGAATTACAACTTTATATTTGGATAAGTTAGCACACGATTTTATTAAAGATCATGGTGCGCAACCTGCATTTTTAGGATACGGAGGTTTCCCGAACTCTCTTTGTATTTCTCCTAATGAGCAGGTAGTTCACGGTTTTCCGAATAATGAAGTGGTAAAAGAAGGAGATGTTCTTTCCGTAGACTGTGGAGTAATCCTTAACGGATTTGTGGGAGATCATGCCTATACTTTTGAAATCGGGGAAGTAAAGCCGGAAGTTAAAAAGCTGTTGAAAGTTGCGAAAGAATCTCTTTATAAAGGGATTGAGCAATGTATCAGAGGAAAAAGAATCGGAGATATCTCTCATGCTATCCAGACACATTGTGAAAAAGAAGGATATGGTGTCGTAAGAGAGCTTGTAGGACATGGTTTAGGAAGACAGATGCACGAAGATCCACAGGTTCCTAACTATGGAAAACAAGGAAGTGGAAAGGTGATTAAAGACGGTTTAGCCATTGCTATTGAACCGATGATTAACCTTGGAACTGAAAAAGTGAAATTCCATAATGATGGCTGGACGGTAACTACTTTAGATAACCTGCCTTCTGCACATTTTGAGCACGATGTAGCAGTAATCAATGGTAAGCCGGTATTGCTTTCTACATTTGATTATGTATATGAAGCGTTAGGGATCGTAAGTGACGAAGAGAAGCCTTTCCAACTGGACTTTTAA
- a CDS encoding class I SAM-dependent methyltransferase, which produces MKKITKLLLNKIPRPMLIKMSIWARPLIYQFFKGDEFYDPIDGRSYRKFLPYGYGKQRENALSPGTLSLERHRQMWLYLQNETDFFIKNYKVLHIAPEQEFLRKFKRMSNLNYISADLYSPIVDVKADILDLPFENDSFDIVFCNHVLEHIEDDAKAMSELYRVMKPGGWGILQVPMKNSLATTYEDFTIKDPKERQKHFGQYDHVRWYGMDYFDRLRNAGFETDINFYSQKFSEEEIKKYGLRSNEILPLVFKK; this is translated from the coding sequence ATGAAGAAGATAACTAAGCTTTTACTGAATAAAATTCCACGTCCTATGCTTATTAAAATGAGCATCTGGGCAAGACCGCTTATTTATCAGTTTTTCAAAGGAGATGAATTTTATGATCCAATCGATGGAAGATCATATCGCAAATTTTTACCTTATGGCTACGGGAAACAAAGAGAAAATGCTCTTTCTCCGGGAACCTTGAGTCTGGAGAGACATCGCCAGATGTGGCTGTATCTTCAGAACGAAACCGATTTTTTCATTAAAAATTATAAAGTACTGCATATTGCTCCTGAACAAGAATTTTTGAGAAAATTCAAGAGAATGAGTAATCTGAATTATATTTCGGCAGACTTATATTCTCCTATTGTAGATGTGAAGGCTGATATTCTTGATTTACCTTTCGAGAACGACAGCTTTGATATTGTTTTCTGTAATCATGTTTTGGAACACATTGAAGACGATGCAAAAGCAATGAGCGAATTGTACAGGGTAATGAAACCCGGAGGATGGGGAATTCTTCAGGTTCCGATGAAAAATTCACTGGCAACAACCTATGAAGATTTTACCATCAAAGATCCAAAAGAACGCCAGAAACATTTTGGACAATACGATCATGTCCGTTGGTATGGAATGGATTATTTTGACCGTTTAAGAAATGCAGGATTTGAAACAGATATCAATTTCTATTCGCAGAAATTTTCAGAAGAAGAAATAAAGAAATATGGATTAAGAAGCAATGAAATCTTACCTTTAGTCTTCAAAAAATAA
- a CDS encoding DMT family transporter, producing the protein MNWIILVIAGLFEVAFASCLGKAKETSGTEMYLWYTGFLITMTISMLLLIKATQTLPIGTAYAVWTGIGAVGTALMGIILFKDPVSFWRVFFIVTLIGSVVGLKAVSSSH; encoded by the coding sequence ATGAATTGGATAATATTAGTTATCGCAGGATTATTTGAGGTTGCCTTTGCCTCTTGCTTAGGAAAGGCAAAAGAGACATCAGGAACGGAAATGTATCTTTGGTACACCGGCTTTCTGATAACGATGACTATCAGTATGCTTCTTCTGATCAAAGCTACACAAACATTACCTATTGGTACTGCTTATGCGGTATGGACAGGAATTGGAGCGGTAGGAACAGCTTTAATGGGAATTATCTTATTTAAAGATCCTGTAAGTTTCTGGAGAGTATTTTTTATTGTAACCCTTATTGGATCAGTTGTAGGTTTAAAAGCGGTTTCTTCATCACATTAA
- a CDS encoding Crp/Fnr family transcriptional regulator: MNIDQILDQIYTLPEDSKNSLKTYISEVSHPKGYCLMEADKVIPYVYFIRKGIARAYSSTSDNDITFWFGSEGQCVLSMKSYVEDKPGYESIELLEDCDLYRLETENLKKLFNEDIHIANWGRKLAELEMIKSEELIISRQFKTSLERYKDIIQYQPELLKRVQLGYIASYLGITQVSLSRIRAEIK; this comes from the coding sequence ATGAATATAGACCAGATTCTTGACCAGATTTATACACTCCCTGAAGACTCGAAAAATAGTTTAAAAACCTATATCTCTGAAGTTTCCCATCCCAAAGGATACTGTTTGATGGAAGCAGATAAGGTTATCCCTTACGTTTATTTTATCCGTAAAGGAATTGCCCGTGCCTACTCTTCTACTTCAGATAATGATATTACGTTCTGGTTCGGCAGTGAAGGTCAGTGCGTCCTTTCTATGAAAAGTTATGTGGAAGATAAACCAGGTTATGAAAGCATTGAACTACTGGAAGACTGCGATCTGTACAGACTTGAGACCGAAAATCTCAAAAAACTGTTTAATGAGGATATTCATATTGCCAATTGGGGTAGAAAGCTGGCGGAATTGGAAATGATAAAATCTGAAGAGCTGATTATCTCAAGACAATTTAAAACCTCACTGGAACGGTATAAAGATATTATCCAGTATCAACCGGAGCTACTCAAAAGAGTTCAGCTTGGATATATTGCCTCCTATCTTGGAATTACACAGGTGAGTCTAAGCAGAATCCGTGCGGAGATTAAGTAA
- the era gene encoding GTPase Era, whose product MHKAGFVNIVGKPNAGKSTLLNQLMGEKLAIVTQKAQTTRHRIFGIYNEEDLQIVFSDTPGVLDPKYGLQEKMMDFVKDSLQDADVFLFIVDVTDKAEPSEFLIDKLNKIPVPVLLLLNKVDQTDQAGLEKLVEDWHNKIPKAEILPISALNAFNTEVILPKLKSLLPENPPYYDKDQYTDKPERFFVNEAIREKILLNYDKEIPYSVEVVTEQFKEKEGIIFIDSIIYVERDTQKGIIIGHKGEAIKKVGTEARLDLEKFFSKKIHLNLFVKVKKDWRKNDRDLKNFGYR is encoded by the coding sequence ATGCACAAAGCTGGATTTGTAAACATAGTTGGAAAGCCCAATGCGGGAAAATCAACACTTCTAAACCAATTAATGGGAGAGAAATTGGCGATTGTAACGCAGAAAGCCCAGACAACCCGTCACAGAATTTTTGGTATTTATAATGAAGAGGACCTTCAGATCGTATTTTCCGATACTCCGGGAGTATTGGATCCTAAATATGGATTGCAGGAAAAAATGATGGATTTTGTAAAGGATTCCCTTCAGGATGCCGATGTATTCCTGTTTATTGTTGATGTAACGGACAAAGCTGAACCTTCCGAGTTCTTAATTGATAAATTAAATAAAATCCCTGTCCCTGTCCTTTTATTATTAAATAAAGTAGATCAGACTGATCAGGCAGGACTTGAAAAATTAGTAGAAGATTGGCACAATAAGATTCCAAAAGCGGAAATTCTTCCTATTTCTGCTCTTAATGCCTTTAATACTGAGGTTATTTTACCTAAGCTAAAATCTTTATTGCCTGAGAACCCACCTTATTATGATAAGGATCAGTATACAGATAAACCAGAAAGATTCTTTGTAAACGAGGCCATTCGTGAGAAAATTCTTTTGAATTATGATAAAGAAATTCCATATTCTGTGGAAGTAGTAACTGAGCAGTTCAAAGAAAAAGAAGGTATTATCTTCATTGATTCTATCATTTATGTGGAAAGAGATACCCAAAAGGGAATTATTATTGGACATAAAGGAGAGGCTATCAAAAAAGTAGGTACAGAAGCAAGATTAGACCTGGAGAAGTTCTTTTCTAAGAAAATTCACTTAAATTTATTTGTTAAGGTGAAAAAAGACTGGAGAAAGAATGACAGAGATCTTAAGAATTTTGGTTACAGATAG
- a CDS encoding DoxX family protein: MNYNNSNSSSIPKDIILLAVRVFVGFAMLSHGYPKLQMLLAGGKIEFFDFLGMGPQITLILTVLAEFVCSILLILGLFTRVALGFLIFTMVIAGFVVHGADPFEKREMSLIYLSVYLLLMIIGAGKVSVDHMIERRKRASDW, translated from the coding sequence ATGAACTACAATAATTCAAATTCGAGCTCAATACCTAAAGATATTATTTTATTAGCAGTAAGAGTATTTGTTGGTTTTGCAATGCTTTCTCATGGATATCCAAAACTTCAGATGCTGTTGGCGGGTGGAAAAATTGAATTTTTTGACTTCTTGGGAATGGGACCGCAAATTACCCTGATCCTTACAGTACTTGCTGAGTTTGTTTGTTCAATTCTGCTGATATTAGGGCTTTTTACGAGAGTTGCCTTAGGTTTCTTGATCTTTACAATGGTCATTGCCGGATTTGTAGTTCATGGAGCAGATCCTTTTGAAAAAAGAGAGATGAGTCTTATCTATCTTTCTGTATATCTTCTTCTGATGATTATCGGAGCCGGAAAAGTTTCTGTAGATCATATGATTGAAAGAAGAAAAAGAGCTTCAGATTGGTAA
- a CDS encoding alpha/beta hydrolase family protein: MKIKLTICLLAFLNFYDAQENITYQKPSAEILKLADYERPPSVLMNNKKDWVVFTYRSTYKTLDDLNQQEMKLGGLRINPVTNIASTVTYFNNLKIRKFSDKNEVQVKNLPTGAKIAYVQFSPDEKKLTFTNTTNKGVELWLVDLESATAKKITGDILNANLGNPYLWYNDSKSLLIRTLPQNRPALIDSGKDLPTGPIVSTADGKVSQNRTYQDLLKNPQDEKNFETLVTSEVFNVDLNGTLKKVMNQDLYTGLSFSPDGNYLLSSVIKKPFSYIVPLNRFPMTTTVYDTKGNTVKVVNEIPLNEIMPKGFSSVRTGKREMTWRSDAPATLVFTEALDGGDQYKTAEYRDEIFTWDAPFAAAPKSFFKIKQRFEDIDWTNDHYALVSEEWYDTRNTKTFLVDLNNGESKVIDDRNSQDVYSDPGNFNTVKNQYGRSVIDMKGGKAYLIGDGFTKDGQHPFIDEMDIKSLKKRRLYTSNLKGAKEKIVDILNPSKGEILTIQESSSQYPNYYKKNVKSNKAETVTHFANPFESIKDVHKEVITYKRNDGVTLTGTLYLPANYDRKAKKEKLPLLIWAYPREFKDKNTAGQSTQNDNDFTFPYYGSFVYWVTKGYAVLDNAAFPIIGEGKTEPNDTFITQLVADADAAINAVDQLGYIDKKKVAVGGHSYGAFMTANLLTHSNLFACGIARSGAYNRTLTPFGFQSEQRNYWDVPEIYNTMSPFMNANKMKTPLLLIHGDADNNPGTFTLQTERYFQALKNLGAPVRMVLLPKESHGYQAKENIFHVLWEQDQFLEKCLKK, translated from the coding sequence ATGAAGATAAAACTGACAATTTGCCTGCTGGCATTTCTCAATTTTTATGATGCACAGGAGAATATTACTTATCAAAAACCTTCTGCTGAAATCCTGAAACTTGCAGATTACGAAAGACCGCCATCTGTCTTAATGAATAACAAAAAAGACTGGGTGGTTTTTACCTATCGTTCAACATATAAGACGTTGGATGATCTTAATCAACAGGAAATGAAACTGGGTGGATTAAGAATCAATCCGGTTACAAATATTGCCAGTACGGTAACCTATTTTAACAATCTTAAAATAAGAAAGTTCAGTGATAAAAATGAAGTTCAGGTAAAGAATTTGCCTACAGGAGCTAAAATTGCTTATGTTCAGTTTTCACCGGACGAAAAGAAACTGACTTTTACCAATACCACCAACAAAGGAGTAGAATTATGGCTTGTAGACCTGGAATCTGCTACAGCCAAAAAGATTACAGGAGATATCCTGAATGCCAATTTAGGAAACCCATATCTTTGGTATAATGATTCCAAAAGTCTTCTTATTAGAACGCTGCCTCAAAACAGACCTGCTCTGATTGACTCAGGAAAAGACCTGCCTACAGGACCCATTGTTTCTACAGCAGATGGAAAAGTTTCCCAAAATAGAACATACCAGGATCTTTTAAAGAACCCTCAGGATGAAAAGAACTTTGAAACATTGGTAACCTCTGAAGTCTTCAACGTAGATCTTAATGGTACTCTTAAAAAGGTAATGAACCAGGATTTGTACACAGGATTAAGTTTTTCCCCGGATGGAAATTACCTGCTGTCTTCAGTCATTAAAAAGCCATTTTCTTATATCGTCCCGTTAAACAGGTTTCCTATGACTACAACGGTATATGATACGAAAGGAAATACTGTAAAAGTTGTGAATGAAATTCCTTTGAATGAAATTATGCCTAAAGGATTTTCATCTGTAAGAACAGGAAAAAGAGAAATGACTTGGAGAAGTGATGCTCCGGCGACTTTAGTTTTTACAGAAGCCCTTGACGGTGGAGATCAATATAAAACTGCAGAATACAGAGATGAAATCTTTACCTGGGATGCACCGTTTGCAGCAGCTCCTAAATCATTCTTCAAAATCAAACAGAGATTTGAGGATATAGATTGGACGAATGACCATTATGCGTTAGTATCTGAAGAATGGTATGATACCAGAAATACCAAAACTTTCCTGGTTGATCTTAACAATGGAGAATCAAAGGTTATAGATGATAGAAACTCTCAGGATGTATATAGTGATCCGGGAAATTTCAACACTGTGAAAAACCAATACGGTAGATCCGTTATCGATATGAAAGGCGGAAAAGCATATCTGATCGGGGATGGGTTTACAAAAGATGGGCAGCATCCGTTTATTGATGAAATGGATATCAAGTCTTTGAAGAAAAGAAGACTGTATACATCTAACCTTAAAGGGGCTAAAGAAAAGATTGTAGATATTTTAAACCCTTCAAAAGGGGAGATCTTAACAATACAGGAATCATCAAGCCAATATCCGAACTATTATAAAAAGAATGTCAAGTCTAATAAAGCTGAAACGGTAACTCATTTTGCAAACCCTTTTGAGAGCATTAAAGATGTTCACAAAGAAGTCATTACCTATAAAAGAAATGATGGTGTTACATTAACGGGAACTCTTTATCTGCCGGCAAACTACGATAGAAAGGCGAAGAAAGAAAAATTACCGTTATTGATCTGGGCGTATCCAAGAGAATTTAAAGATAAGAATACAGCGGGACAGAGTACTCAGAATGACAACGACTTTACCTTCCCGTATTATGGCTCTTTCGTATACTGGGTGACTAAAGGATATGCTGTTTTAGATAATGCTGCATTCCCGATTATTGGAGAAGGAAAAACAGAACCCAATGATACCTTTATTACACAATTGGTAGCCGATGCTGATGCGGCAATTAATGCTGTAGATCAATTGGGGTATATTGATAAAAAGAAAGTTGCTGTTGGAGGTCACTCTTATGGAGCATTTATGACAGCTAACTTATTAACACATTCTAATCTTTTTGCTTGTGGTATTGCACGAAGTGGTGCTTATAACAGAACGTTAACACCATTTGGATTTCAGAGTGAGCAAAGAAATTACTGGGATGTTCCAGAGATCTACAACACCATGTCTCCGTTTATGAATGCAAACAAAATGAAAACCCCTTTGCTTCTGATTCACGGTGATGCAGATAACAACCCGGGAACCTTTACCTTGCAGACGGAAAGATATTTCCAGGCTTTGAAAAACCTTGGAGCACCGGTAAGAATGGTTCTTCTTCCAAAAGAATCCCACGGATACCAGGCTAAAGAGAATATATTCCACGTTTTATGGGAACAGGATCAGTTCCTTGAAAAATGTCTGAAAAAATAA
- a CDS encoding HAD family hydrolase produces MNNHITTIAFDADDTLWINEPYFQEAEKEFSILLEDYLPQHSVSQELFKTEMKNLHLYGYGVKGFMLCMVETIGRVSNNTASLQLVNKAIELGQELLQKPIELLDGVTETLESLKGKYRLVVATKGDLLDQERKLKNSGLQNYFHHIEIMSDKKEHDYKKLLKHLDCQPENFLMLGNSIKSDILPVLEIGGSAAHIPYHVTWNHEQHDLNIEDENFTELKSINEILQFL; encoded by the coding sequence ATGAATAATCACATTACAACTATAGCCTTTGATGCAGATGATACTCTTTGGATTAATGAACCCTACTTTCAGGAAGCAGAGAAGGAATTCTCTATACTGCTTGAAGATTATCTCCCCCAACATTCTGTCTCTCAGGAATTGTTTAAAACTGAGATGAAAAACCTTCATTTGTATGGTTATGGGGTAAAAGGCTTTATGCTTTGTATGGTTGAGACTATTGGAAGAGTATCAAATAATACAGCATCCTTACAATTGGTTAATAAAGCCATTGAATTAGGTCAGGAACTTCTCCAAAAACCGATTGAATTATTAGATGGAGTCACAGAAACGCTTGAAAGTCTGAAAGGAAAATACAGGCTCGTTGTGGCTACAAAAGGAGATTTACTGGATCAGGAACGTAAGTTGAAAAATTCAGGATTACAGAACTATTTCCATCATATTGAAATCATGAGTGATAAAAAGGAACATGATTATAAAAAACTGCTAAAGCATCTTGATTGTCAGCCGGAAAACTTCCTTATGCTTGGAAATTCTATCAAGTCGGATATCTTACCTGTACTGGAAATCGGCGGATCAGCAGCTCATATTCCTTATCATGTTACTTGGAACCATGAGCAGCATGATTTAAATATTGAAGATGAAAACTTTACAGAATTGAAAAGTATTAATGAAATCTTACAATTTCTTTAA
- a CDS encoding Crp/Fnr family transcriptional regulator — protein MLRTNQSFLSHLEDLYHKQTGGNIILQSFSEGQKLLIQDQSVARVMLIKEGITKCYFEEENGKEYIVEFLGSGEILGEVELIKNIPCLCNIEALTEVLVYTISLTYFNELIQKDLILNNLLLNSFADRIINTSSRASYQQLYTVEHTLTQLLKMQVKQNIQISKEDMAAYLGITVRSLNRILKDLK, from the coding sequence ATGTTACGAACAAATCAATCATTTTTAAGTCATCTTGAAGACCTTTATCATAAACAGACTGGAGGAAATATTATCCTGCAATCCTTCTCTGAGGGGCAGAAATTATTAATTCAGGACCAATCTGTTGCTAGAGTTATGCTGATTAAAGAAGGAATCACAAAATGCTACTTTGAAGAAGAAAACGGAAAAGAATATATTGTTGAGTTTCTGGGAAGCGGTGAAATTCTGGGCGAAGTGGAATTAATTAAAAATATTCCTTGCCTCTGCAATATTGAAGCGTTAACAGAAGTTCTGGTATATACCATTAGTCTTACCTACTTTAATGAACTGATTCAAAAAGACCTTATCTTAAATAACCTTTTATTGAATTCGTTTGCAGATCGAATTATCAATACCTCAAGCAGAGCTTCATACCAACAGCTTTACACTGTAGAACATACGCTGACTCAGTTGCTTAAAATGCAGGTTAAACAGAATATTCAGATTTCAAAAGAAGATATGGCAGCATATCTGGGAATCACAGTAAGAAGCCTGAATAGGATTCTGAAGGATTTGAAATAA
- a CDS encoding GNAT family N-acetyltransferase: MELLKFRNAELADLNKIVAIYNSTIASRMVTADVEEVSVESKVQWFNEHNAKARPLWIVEDGDEQIVGWVSFSSFHERAAYSGTVEVSIYLDESCRGKGYGKTILQYCIDNAGKFGVNNLVALIFLHNEPSLKLFRYFGFEDWGTLPNVAILDGIERSLKILGKRIQ; the protein is encoded by the coding sequence ATGGAATTACTAAAGTTCAGAAATGCCGAATTAGCCGATCTCAATAAAATTGTAGCAATCTATAATTCAACCATTGCTTCAAGAATGGTGACTGCTGATGTAGAAGAAGTTTCTGTAGAAAGTAAAGTACAGTGGTTTAATGAACATAACGCTAAAGCCAGACCGCTTTGGATTGTAGAAGATGGGGATGAACAGATTGTAGGCTGGGTAAGTTTCAGTTCTTTTCATGAAAGGGCTGCTTATAGCGGAACGGTGGAAGTAAGTATTTATCTGGATGAAAGCTGTAGAGGAAAAGGCTATGGTAAAACGATTCTTCAGTATTGTATAGATAATGCAGGGAAATTTGGAGTGAATAATCTCGTAGCCCTGATTTTTCTTCATAATGAGCCAAGTTTGAAACTATTCAGATATTTTGGATTTGAAGATTGGGGAACTCTTCCGAATGTAGCTATTTTGGATGGTATTGAACGAAGTCTGAAGATTTTAGGAAAAAGAATTCAATAA